The genomic stretch ACCAAGGCCGCAATCCCTTCAGCGGCGAACCGCTCGGCGTACGGGAACAGGCGGTCCATCGTCCCGCTGAACCCGTGGCAGAGCACCACGCACGGCATCCGTCCTGGACGGCCGGCGGGCAGGTAAAGATAGCCTGCGCAGCGGGTGCCTGCCGAAGAGAAGGACACCTTGACTCGTTCAAACATCCCGATCACCCCAAGGCATAAATTGACCCTGGGTAAGTAGCGTAGCCGATCACCTGACCAAAGGTAAGTCCTAGAGGAGTGTTATGAGCGCTACTGACTCCGCCGAGGCGACCCCCCAGCGGATCCTCGCGGCCGCTCGCACGCTGTTCGCCACCGGCGGCTACCGCGCCACGTCCATGCAGGCCATCGCGGATCGGGTGGGCATCACCAAGGCTGCCCTCTACTACCACTTCGCCTCCAAGGACGAGATCCTGCACCGCCTTACCCTGCCCCTGCTGGACGAGCTCGAAGGGGCGCTCTCCGAGGCGGAGTCGCACGGCGATCCGGAGACCGTGCGCTGGCGGGCGATCGAGGGCTACGTCGACGTCCACCTACGCCACCGGGAGACGCTCACCATGCTGGTCAAGGACATGACGCTGCTGGTCCAAGCGCCGGTGGCGGATCGGTTCCGCGCTGCGATCGCGCTGGCGAACGACCTGGTCGCCGGCCCGGAGCGCGGCCTCGAACATCGTGTGCGCGCCTCGCAGGTGGTGGCGGGCCTGGCCGACCCTGTCGTGCTCTTCCGCGACGTGCCCGCCGACCGGCTCAAGCAGCTCATCCTTGACGGAGCCAGGGCCCTCCTCGGATCCGGGGCACTCCCGCCCCCCTCCCGCGGGCGAGCGCGCGGACGGAGCGGCGGCCGCCCTGCCGCCCTCAGTGAGGAGCAAGCGGCCCATGCCAGGCGCATGTACGCGTCAGGGCATGGCGTCGAGGAGATCGCCCGCCGCTTCGACGTCTCCCGCGCGACGATCTATCGCTGTCTCAAAAACGAGATTTAGAGATTTTGATTTCGAAACTAGGTGATCGGCGAACGCCTCGGGCCGCCACCGACGAGCAACTCGACGCCCCTCAGCTCCCCGCTGACCGGAGTGGACCTTCGTCCGCATCACCCTCGGCGTTCCCGAGATGGACACCCGGTCCCTCATCCAGGCCCCTCATCGCGGCGTTCCTGCCGTCAGAGGGTAGGAGTGAACGTAAGGCACCTCCCTGGTCCGTCCCGGCGGGGGAGAGGCCGACAGTCGGCGGGAGCACCGCTGAAAACCAGGCCAGCGGCGCAGCGGGCAGGATCGCACATCGGAAACGTGCTTTCTGTGACTGGTTGGATGAGGACGGCTGCTGTCCTCATCCAACCGGCTGTCTCGGATAAACGAGCACACTTGCTCACATGTCTGGCGGGAACCAAGCTTGAAGGTTCTCCGGATTAATCGGCAGAGAGATGTGTTCGTGGGTGATCAGCCACGTGCCGCTCATCCGTCGGCAGCAAACGGTCGATCGTGCCCATATCGCGCTCTTAACCCCGTTTGTGCGCTTCCCGGTGTCCAGGTGAAGCATGTGCGCGAAGGCGACATCTTCGCTTATCGCAATGGCGAGGTCGTGCGTTTTCAGGCTGATGGGCCCGTCGTATCCATCGAACCACCGCACAAAGTTGCGGCGGACTTCTTCGGTCCCGATGAACTGGAGAGGGGGTACGACATCGTAGTAAACGATGTCGGAAGAATAGAGTGACATGAGTGCATTGATGTCCTTTTCCTGGCTGGCATCGACTCGACTCTCCAAGAGCGCTCTAACTTCGGAATCGTTCGAAGTCATTGCATCCTCCATTCAACAATTTCTGACCGCAGAGCGGCCTTTGTGGTTCCAGTAGTCCCGACGACGCAGCCCTGCAGAATGTGAGGTGCCACGCTGGATCAGGCGGTGCGGCCGGCCTTGAGGGCGGCCGCGATGTCGACGACGCGGCGGGCCTGGTGACGTGCCGCCGCCCAGGTCACCGTCGAGCCCTTCCTGCTTGAGGATCTTCCAGACAGTGGAGGGCGCGACTGTGATGCCGAGCGTGGCGAGCTCTTCGTGCACCCGCCGATATCCCCAGCCCGGGTTCTCCCGGAGCAGGTGCAGGATGAGAGCGCGGATGGAACGGACCGTGGGTGGACGTCCAGGTCGCTTCGGCCGGCAGTTACGGGAGCCTGGTCATCGCCGGCTCCACTGTGCAGGAGCAGGTGGCGAACCTGCACGAACTCATCGCCATCGCGCACGCCAAGGGGTTCCAGGTCGGTACGCACGCCACCGGGGACGTCACCATCGACGCGGTCGTCGCGGGATACGTGAAGGCGATGGGACGGCGTGGCGGGGACCCGCGCCACGCCGTCATCCACGGTGACCTCACTCCCGAGGCGACGTTGCGGACGATGGCCCCGCCGCGGCATCGGCGTGAACATGAACGCGACGATCAAGTATCTGCTGGGCCGCACACTCGATCCCGTCCTCGGCACCGCCCGCACTGCCCAGCTCGGCGGTCGAGGTCACCGCCAGCTCGAGCTCGCAAGCGCGGGGCGATCATGGGACGGAGCAGTTTTGGGCACGGTCCGCTCACCTGCCCACGCCAACGCCTCGCGTGGTTCAGGCAGTGTCGTCAGCGTGTACGGCTGCTGCCGTAGCGGAACGGCGGCGTGTGTCGACCGCAGGTGCCAGGAAGGCGACGGAGGCGACGAAGGCGAGCACCACCAGCATGGCTGAGCGCAGGCCCCAGTGCTCGCCGAGGAAGCCGAGGCCGGGTGGGCCGACGAGGAAGGCGACGTAGCCGATGGTGGCCACCAGGCTGACGCGGGCGGTCTGTTCCGGTCCGGTTTCTCCCGCGGCCGGCAGCGCGACGGGGAAGCCCAGTGATGCACCGAGTCCTCAGACCAGAACAGCCGCTCCGGCCGGCACGGCGTTGTCCGAGAAGATCATCAGGATCAGGCCCAGCGCTCCCGAGACGGCGCTGGACGAGCGGTCCGGCCCGTGGTCGTCCGTGAACGCGCTTCCTCCTGAGCCTCGTGCTCACACGCCCACGTAGTCCCGACGGTGGCATGGGGCCGGTCGTCTTGGGTGGAAGCCCAGGGAGACCGGCCTTTCCATACTCGCCGAGTCCAAGCGACGGCTGAACCGGAGACCTCGCGGGCTCACCAGACGTCGTCACGGCGACGGTTGCGTCTGAAACGTGCCAGTGCCTGCTGCTTCATCCCTGCTTGGCTGAGTGCCTGCACGCCACGCGCACCTGCCCGAACGGAAACCATGTCAGCCACCACGCTCACCCGGCCACGCTCGCCCCTCATCAACTGGCTCGCGGTCACGTCGCTCATGCTGGGCATCTTCGCCATCGTCACCAGCGAAATCCTGCCCATCGGCCTGCTGACGGCCATCGGCGCCGACTTCGGAATCTCCGACGGCATCACAGGGCTGACCATGACCCTGCCCGGCATCGTCGCCGCGATCGCCGCACCCGCCGTCACACTGACCACCGCGCGCCTGGACCGCCGCGTGATGCTGGGCGTCCTCATGGCGGTGCTCGCCGTGGCCGACGTGCTGGCTGCCGTGGCGACCTCCTACTGGGTCATGCTGATCTCCAGGGTGCTGGTCGGCCTCACGATCGGCGGCTTCTGGTCCATCGGGGCCGGGCTGGCCGGCCGTCTCATGCCGCCGCACGCCGTCGGCACCGCCACCGCTGTGATCTTCTCCGCCGTGCCGCTGGGCTCCGTGCTCGGCGTACCGGCCGGAACCCTCATCGGCCAGCTCGCCGGCTGGCGAACCGCCTTCCTGGTCCTCGCCGCGCTGGCCGCCCTGGTCCTGGTAGCTCTGCTGATGCTGTTGCCGCCGCTGCCCGCTCACCAGGTCACCAGCCCTCGCGTCCTGCTCGGCCTGCTGCGTACCCGGGGCGCCAAAACCGCCCTGCTGGCTACCTTTCTCATCGTCTTGGCCCATTTCGGCACCTACACCTACGTCACGCCCTTCCTCCAGGACGTCACCGGCCTGCATCCCGCCGCCGTCAGCGCCGTCCTGCTGGCGTACGGCATCGCAGGAATCGCCGGCAACTTCCTGGCCGGCAAGGCCGCTGCCACGCGCCTGCGAGCCGTCTTCGCTACCTGCGGCGGCCTGATCGCGGCCACCACCCTGCTGCTGCCCTCGGTCGGCGGCACAACCATCGGGGCCTTGGTGTTGCTCGTGGTCTGGGGCCTGGCCTATGGAGGCGTGCCCGTCTGCTCGCAGGCATCGTTCATCACCGCCGCCCCTCACGCGCCCGAAGCCGCCACGGTCGTCTTCACCTCCTCCTTCCAGGCGACCTTCGCTCTCGGCGCGTTCCTCGGCGGCCGCGTCGTCGACGCTTTCTCGGTCTCCACCGTGATGATCTGCGGAGGGCTGGCCGCGCTGCTCATGGCCGCCTCCCTATGGTCATCCAGCCTTGCATCCCCGCAGCGTGAACATCGGACCCGCAGAGCACCCTCGTCATAGCCAGGTACCGTCCCCGAGAGGTCACCCATGCCGGATCTTGACGGCCCGACCGCCACGTTCCAGGAGTTCGACCGCGACGGGGACGGATACATCACGCGCGAGGAGTTCGCGCTCGCCATGAACGCGCGCGGCGAGGAAGTCACCGCCGCCGAGCTCGACTCGATCTTCAAGGCCTCGGACGAGCACGATGGGGATGTGGACGGGCGCATCTC from Nonomuraea polychroma encodes the following:
- a CDS encoding MFS transporter, encoding MSATTLTRPRSPLINWLAVTSLMLGIFAIVTSEILPIGLLTAIGADFGISDGITGLTMTLPGIVAAIAAPAVTLTTARLDRRVMLGVLMAVLAVADVLAAVATSYWVMLISRVLVGLTIGGFWSIGAGLAGRLMPPHAVGTATAVIFSAVPLGSVLGVPAGTLIGQLAGWRTAFLVLAALAALVLVALLMLLPPLPAHQVTSPRVLLGLLRTRGAKTALLATFLIVLAHFGTYTYVTPFLQDVTGLHPAAVSAVLLAYGIAGIAGNFLAGKAAATRLRAVFATCGGLIAATTLLLPSVGGTTIGALVLLVVWGLAYGGVPVCSQASFITAAPHAPEAATVVFTSSFQATFALGAFLGGRVVDAFSVSTVMICGGLAALLMAASLWSSSLASPQREHRTRRAPSS
- a CDS encoding TetR family transcriptional regulator; translated protein: MSATDSAEATPQRILAAARTLFATGGYRATSMQAIADRVGITKAALYYHFASKDEILHRLTLPLLDELEGALSEAESHGDPETVRWRAIEGYVDVHLRHRETLTMLVKDMTLLVQAPVADRFRAAIALANDLVAGPERGLEHRVRASQVVAGLADPVVLFRDVPADRLKQLILDGARALLGSGALPPPSRGRARGRSGGRPAALSEEQAAHARRMYASGHGVEEIARRFDVSRATIYRCLKNEI
- a CDS encoding EF-hand domain-containing protein → MPDLDGPTATFQEFDRDGDGYITREEFALAMNARGEEVTAAELDSIFKASDEHDGDVDGRISLTEFLVAWKK
- a CDS encoding YybH family protein is translated as MTSNDSEVRALLESRVDASQEKDINALMSLYSSDIVYYDVVPPLQFIGTEEVRRNFVRWFDGYDGPISLKTHDLAIAISEDVAFAHMLHLDTGKRTNGVKSAIWARSTVCCRRMSGTWLITHEHISLPINPENLQAWFPPDM